One Candidatus Nitrotoga arctica genomic window, AAACCATTTGGCGCAGCCCCACAGGCGAGGTGGTCGCCTGCGTGGAAAAGAACAAGGTGCTGAGCGAGAACATGGAAGAAATCCGCCAAATCTGCCAAGACGCGCTGGAAGATGCCGTACTAATGGGTTGTGACGAACAGCAGTTTCGCACGGTACTGACTGAACTAGTCCAAGCCCTTAAAAACCCCTACCCTCCGCGCGGCTAACTGCACCAGAATAGCATTAAGCTTTTTGATCAATTCCGGTTTAATCGTCCCCCTTAATACAGCTGACAATCTTTTATTCGCGTTACCGGATGACATCATTCTTAATTGTTATTTAACGCTAACCACATCATCTAAATCTGCGACAATCGGCCCCGACTCGCTGTCCGGCAGATATTCCCTACCAAGGAGCACTGAATGAAATTTGATTTTCCCATCATCATCATCGACGAGGATTTCCGCTCAGAAAATTCCAGTGGTCTGAGCGTGCGCGCTTTGGCCGGGGCCATCCAGAAAGAAGGCATGGAGGTGCTGGGTATAACCAGCTACGGGGATTTGACTTCATTCGCGCAGCAGCAAAGCCGAGCTTCGGCCTTTTTACTATCGATAGACGATGAGGAATTCGGCGGCGGCAGTAAAGAAGAGACAGCCATTGCACTGAAAAGCATCCGTGCTTTCGTGGAAGAGATCCGCTTTAAAAATGCCGATATCCCCATCTATCTATATGGCGAAACGCGTACTTCACGCCATATCCCGAATGACATCCTGCGCGAATTGCATGGATTCATTCATATGCATGAAGACACGCCGGAATTTGTGGCGCGGCATATCATCCGTGAAGCTCGATTATATTTAGACTCACTCGCCCCGCCGTTTTTCCGCGCTCTGGTTAATTACGCGCAAGATGGTTCCTATTCTTGGCATTGCCCTGGCCACTCGGGCGGGGTCGCTTTCCTGAAATCGCCGGTAGGTCGAATGTTTCACCAATTCTTTGGCGAGAATATGTTGCGTGCAGACGTGTGCAACTCAGTCGACGAGCTGGGTCAGCTGCTCGATCATACCGGACCGGTAGCGGCCAGCGAGCGAAATGCAGCGCGTATTTTCAGTTGCGATCACCTGTTCTTTGTGACTAACGGCACCTCTACATCAAATAAAATTGTATGGCATTCCACCGTCGCACCCGATGACATCGTAGTGGTGGATCGCAACTGTCATAAATCCATCCTGCATTCCATCATCATGACTGGTGCAATACCCGTATTCCTGATGCCGACACGTAATCATTTCGGCATCATCGGACCAATTTCACTGGACGAGTTTAAAATTGAGACTATCCAGCGCAAGATCGATGCAAACCCGTTCATCAAGAATAAAAAGCAAAAGCCGCGCATCCTGACTATCACTCAAAGTACTTATGACGGCGTGTTGTACAACGTGGAAACCCTCAAACAAATGCTCGATGGGCAAATTGACACCCTGCTTTTCGACGAGGCATGGTTACCGCATGCCGCCTTTCATGATTTCTACAAGGATATGCACGCCATCGGCCAAGGCCGTAAGCCGTGCAAGGAATCCATGGTGTTTTCCACACAATCGACCCATAAAATGTTGGCCGGATTGAGTCAAGCCTCACAGATTTTGGTGCAGGACAGCGAAATGCGCAAACTGGACCGCGACTGCTTCAACGAAGCCTATATGATGCATACCTCTACCAGCCCGCAGTACGCCATTATCGCGTCATGCGA contains:
- a CDS encoding arginine/lysine/ornithine decarboxylase translates to MKFDFPIIIIDEDFRSENSSGLSVRALAGAIQKEGMEVLGITSYGDLTSFAQQQSRASAFLLSIDDEEFGGGSKEETAIALKSIRAFVEEIRFKNADIPIYLYGETRTSRHIPNDILRELHGFIHMHEDTPEFVARHIIREARLYLDSLAPPFFRALVNYAQDGSYSWHCPGHSGGVAFLKSPVGRMFHQFFGENMLRADVCNSVDELGQLLDHTGPVAASERNAARIFSCDHLFFVTNGTSTSNKIVWHSTVAPDDIVVVDRNCHKSILHSIIMTGAIPVFLMPTRNHFGIIGPISLDEFKIETIQRKIDANPFIKNKKQKPRILTITQSTYDGVLYNVETLKQMLDGQIDTLLFDEAWLPHAAFHDFYKDMHAIGQGRKPCKESMVFSTQSTHKMLAGLSQASQILVQDSEMRKLDRDCFNEAYMMHTSTSPQYAIIASCDVAAAMMEPPGGTALVEESIAEALDFRRAMRKVDEEWGVDWWFKVWGPDFLAEEGMASRADWMLGADDRWHGFGNLAPGFNMLDPIKATIITPGLDVGGDFADSGIPAAIVTKYLAENGVVVEKTGLYSFFIMFTIGITKGRWNTMVTELQQFKDDYDKNQPLWRVLPEFVAKYARYEKIGLRDLCDNIHGIYKINDVARLTTEMYLSNMEPAMKPSDAFAKMAHGEIDRVSIDELEGRITSVLLTPYPPGIPLLIPGERFNKTIVDYLKFARDFNQKFPGFESDIHGLVANEGSDGPRYYVDCVRQE